CATCTGGATAGCTGTATATTGGTGTTGGGAAGTCCCCCGGAATTAAAATCTACTGATTGATGGGTTGTCTGCACCTCACGTCCTTCGTTGTACACGGAGAGATCATATCTGGCACTGGCACAATACCCGACATAAGGCCCTGCTCCTATTGCCAGCTTTGTTTTGCCAACTGGAATTTTGTATACCAGATTTGCCGGTAATGTCAGATAGTTCAGCCGAAGCTTTGTTGCCGCTATCGTATAAGCATTGGCCGGGCTCTTGTCGGGGTATGACAATGCACCACCTTTTTGCTCATAGCTGAGAACAGGCTGCAGGTACAATCCTGTAGCAACCGGGATGTTAAAAACCAAACCTACATTCCAGTTGCTTAAAGCTTTTGCTCCCGGACTCAACGCCGGTACACTGGGTCTTTCAATCGACAGATTTGAGTTTACATAGCTACCACGTACGCCCACACTTACCTGACCTCTCGCATAAGACATGGATAAACAAGTGGTTACTACCACAATAGTGAAACATTTCATTTAATGGATGTTTGGGATTTTATGGCCACTGTATGACTTGTATTAATTTTCATAGTCGGTCCGACAAAACTACTAACGAATTTTCAACAAGAAAAGATTGTCTAAAAAAATAGTTTTTAAATAATCAGCGGCCGTTACGAAGAACGCAATAGCCGCTGCCATTATGATTTGGAATATGTTTTTATATATAAAACATTAATTATCTGGAGTGAAATTTATATCCAACGGACACACCAAACGTTCCATTATTAAACTTTCTATCGTTATCTGTATATTTCGCACTATTAAGAAAACTTACATCTCCGTTCAAACCAAAATATAAACCCATAGGTAATTGATAACCGATGTTAAGTGTACCTCCAAAATCAAAGCGTTTCAGCTGGTATACCCCTGCGGCATTATCAAATGCACCTACGTTACCATTGATCGTATTTTTATAATTACCACCTACGCCCAGTGCAAAATATGGACCTACACCCAATACTATCCGGCCATTTCCAACTTCAGGTGAAAACTGGAAGGTAACCGGCAATTGCAGGTAACTTAATAGTGCTTTTGTATCTGTGTCTTTAAATTTACCTCCTTTACCTTCATATAGTAACCCTGTTCCGATTCCGCACTCATCTGTTAACGGAATATCCACTGTAACCCCTCCGCGGAAGGTTGTCAGAATGCTGCTATTTCTTTTACTGTTTCCGTCAATAAAATCTCTGTACTTAAAGGCAGAAAAATTTGGACCTGCAATGATTCCCCATTGTACCTGCCCAAATGAAACGATTGCCACAAACAATGCTGCAACGGTTAACACTAGCTTTTTCATCTCTTTTGGATTTTGTTAAAGGGAGAAAGTGCATATACCAGGCTCATATATCACTCCATTTCTTCTCTTCGAGAATTATAGTTTTAACAATGCCTGTTATGCCCTAATTACAAAACCGGTAAAAGATTGTTCTGGCTAATGCGGTCGCTATTCATTATAAACAACTGATAATCATATACCTATAGCCTTAAAAATAAAAACCGGGGAAGATATCTCCCCCGGTTTTTAAAAATATAATTTAGCCCTTACGGGCAGATGCGCTTATGCTGCTGTTTTAAGGTCGCTATTTTGAAGCGGTTGCCTTATCACCTTTATCTTCCCTCCTGGATAAAACCTGGTCCAGCTGTTCCACGCCAAGCCTTTTGGCAACGATTTTCTTCTTTTCATCCAGCAGGTAGACAACCGGTGTAGAATATACATCGTATAAGCGTCTGTAATTGCTGGTAGACTGAGGATCAGATGCATGTATCCAGCCCTTCAGGTGATGATCTTTAATAAAGGATATCCATTCTTCCCTGGAACCTTCCGTTTTAATACCGATCATCTTAACGCCCTGCGCCTTCCATTTTGCATTATAGGCAGAATCAAGTCTTGGCACCTCTATTTTGCAATGCCCGCAGGTAGGGTCCCAGAAAACCAGGATTGTATATTTTGCCTGGGTTTTATACAATGAAATCGCTTGCGAGGCGGTGTCTTTCAACTCCAGCTGTGCCGCCTGCTGGCCGATCAGATTAGGCGCCAAAGCGTAGGCCCTGTTTATAATCTTATTTTTTTGTTCGTCGTTTAACCAATAAGCCTCCCCTCCAACATAATATTTCTCTACCAGGTGAACGAAGACGGCATCCATACCCATATAAGGAGAGGACTCATAATTATATGTAAGCCACCACAATACAAATTTGAATACTTCTTTATTCTTGCGTGTACGATCGATCATTACATCCGCTTCCACATTAATAGAATCCGGCATGCCTATCACCAGCTGGGTGAAGTATTTCTGCAACTTAGCTTCCAGCACAGGCGTACGCACCAGCCTGTCGGAGGTAAGGTCTACATTATCCCAGTAGTGTGTTTTGAAATACCTGTATGCAAAAAGGGAATCTTCATTAGCCGGTTTGGTGGGCACTTCAGGCTCACGCATGGCATTGAAGATAGTAGAGAGAATATTATCCGGATGCTCTTTGATAAATTTCAGACGGTAATCCTGGATTTTCGTCATCAGTGCGGTCTGTAAAGGCTGTACTTTGGCCGTATCGTCGGCTGTTCTGGCAGCCTTCAGTTTGGCCTGGATTTCTTTACCATCCGCATCCTGGGCAGCCAGGAACTTATTATAGGCCAGGAAGAAGTCGTTATCCGCAGAGTTTTTATAAGTGGTTTTGTTTACAAAATCACTGGTATCGATACCTACTTCAAATACCTGGTGCTTATCGATCAGGGTTTCTATATATCGTTGTTTATCAGGCATTACCAGCAGGTAAATACCGGCATTTAGCGGCGTCTTGCCTTTCAGTACGGCAACTCCGGCCGGACTAATATCAGCAGAATCAGCCAGGAAGGTGCTTTTCCCCATATAATGCCCCAGGAATAGCTTCCCGTCTTTATAATTCTTTAGTTTAACTGTCAGCTGGTAGCCCTGGGCCATCATTTGGCCGTGTACCAGCAAAGTAGCGATCATCAGTAACAGCAGTCTTCGCATAGGATATTTTAAGTACAGGTAAAAATACCCCAAAATCTTAAAATCCATTTACCTTTGCAGCCGTGAGGAAAAAAAATGTTGTATTAGAAAATGTACCTGTCACTGCGTATGCAGCAGAAGGTAAGGCCCTGGCCCGTTTGGATGGCAAGGTCATTTTTATTGAAGGTGGCGTAGTACCCGGAGATGTGGTAGACGTCAGGCTTGGTAAGAATAAAAAAGACTGGGCAGAAGGTAAAGTTGTTCATTTCCATTCTTACTCCGACAAAAGAGTAACGCCTTTCTGTGCCCATTTCGGCACTTGTGGCGGATGTAAATGGCAGATGATGCCCTATAGCCTGCAGCTGGAATACAAGCAGCAACAGGTAGCAGATCACCTGCAACGTATCGGCAAGCTGGAACTTCCGGAAATGAGCCCTATACTGGGTTCGGCCAACACCGAGCACTACCGCAACAAGCTGGAATTTACCTTCAGTAACAAAGCCTACCTCACCGATGCGGAGATAAAAGCCAATAACGGTGAGATAGAAAGAAAACCGGCGCTGGGCTTCCACGTTCCTAAATTATTTGATAAAGTATTGGATATCAACACTTGTTATCTGATGCAGGAACCAGTAAACCTCATCCGTAATACCATCAGGGAATACGCAATTGCCAACGACCTCACATTTTTTGATATCCGCCAACAGGAAGGCTGGCTGCGTAACCTGGTTGTACGTTTGTGTACCACCGGCGAAATAATGGTTAACCTCGTTATTCATTATGAAGATAAAGCTAACCGGATCGCACTGCTGGACCACCTTTTAAAAACAGTACCGGCCATTACGACCGTTTTATATACCGTCAATCCCAAAAAGAACGATTCTATTTTCGATCTGGAACCTAAAACCTATTTTGGTAAAGGATATGCAGAAGAGAAACTGGAAGATTTCACTTTCAAGATCGGGCCTAAATCCTTCTTCCAGACCAACACCTATCAGGGTGAAGTGCTGTATAAGGTTACCCGCGATTTTGCAGGATTAACAGGTACTGAAACCGTTTATGACCTGTATTGCGGTACAGGAAGTATCGGCATCTTTGTTTCCCGTCAGGCGAAAAAAGTAGTGGGGATTGAGCTGATTAAAGAAGCCATTGACGATGCCCGTGAAAATGCGGCTATGAATAATGTCACCAATGCCGAGTTTTATGCCGGAGACGTGGTAGATATCTGTGATGATGCATTTTTTGCACACCATGGCCAGCCAGATGTAATTATCACGGACCCTCCACGTGCAGGTATGCACGAAAAACTGGTGAATAAATTACTGGAAATAGCTGCACCTAAAATCGTTTATGTAAGTTGTAATCCTGCTACACAGGCCAGAGACCTGGCTTTGCTGGATGAGCTTTATACCGTGGAAAAAGTGCAGCCTGTTGATATGTTTCCTCATACTCATCATATAGAGAATGTGGTGTTATTAAAAAAGAGAGCGAATAGATAAATATTAAGTTTAGCCACAATGAATAATGCATTTAGGCCCAGAGGTTTTCACATACCTACTGTCATTAAGAATCTGTTAATCATCAATGGATTGGTATGGCTGATTCAGGTAACCCTGATATACAGGTTCAACTATAACCTGTCGGACCTCTTTGCATTGCATTACTGGAAATCAGATCTGTTCAGGCCATGGCAATTTGTAACACACCTGTTCATGCACGATACTACCGGCGTGGGACATATCGGGATGAACATGCTTACATTGTGGTTTTTTGGCAGCACCCTGGAAGATTATTGGGGTTCCAAACGATTCCTGTTGTTCTACCTGATATGTGGCATGGGAGCCGCTTTCTGCTATATGGGATGGCTCACCTACGATAATATTAAGCTGACGCATGAGGCGGAAGCCTTCCTGAACAATCCTACCCTTAATAATTTTGTCATCCTGGACAATCGTTATGACCTGGGCTTACTATTGCAGAATTATTATAATATGAGCGGCATGCGGGAAGCGATCGGCAATCACGACCCGGCAGCTATCTCTATTGCTAAAGATCTCGTCTATAACCTGGTGGCCGCTTACCGCGATATGCCAATGGTAGGCGCTTCGGGAGCTATCTATGGTATTCTGTTTGCTTTTGGTTACATGTTCCCTAATGATTATATCTACCTGTTTTTTCCTGTAAAGGTGAAATATGTGGTAGGTATTATGATTGCAATGGAACTGGTGCATCAGCTGCAGAGCACATCAGGCGATAACGTAGCGCATGTGGCCCACCTTGGTGGTGCTTTGTTTGCGTTTTTACTGCTCCGGAACTGGAACAGGAAATTGTTGTAATGCACCGTTACTACGGTAATATTGCCGTAATTTTGTATTGAAAATATCTGATACCATGCATACCCTCGAAAAAACGAAGATGTCGGGCCTCTCTCTGGGAGCAGGAAAGAATATGGTAACGCAGTTACTGGTAATCAATCTGACTGTATTTATTTTTCTGTTATTCACGAAAGTGATTTATCAGATGGAAAATGTGGGTGTACCACAATTCTACACGGATATCATGTCCTACCTGCGGGTTCCTTCAGATCCCGGGTTGGCTTTGCGTAGACCATGGACAGTGCTAAGCGCTATCTTCACTCATATTGAAGTGTTACCTGTATTTACCAATATGGTTTGGTTATGGTGTTTTGGCTCTATGCTGCAGCACCTGGCTGGTTATCTGCGTATCCTGCCTTTGTATATTTTCGGGGGGGTAGTAGGTAATATTTTTTATGTACTGGGTATGCAGTTTATTCCCGGCTTCCAGGCAATTGCCGGTGGTGCCGGTGCTATGGGCGCAGCAGGTAGTGTAATGGCAATAGCCATAGGTGCTACCATCATTGCTCCTAAGTACCGTATATTCCCACTCCTGGCAGGTGGCGGTATTCCTCTCTGGATTATTACCGCTATTTACCTCGTGCTCAACATAGGTTCCCATTTCACCAGTACCGGCGGCGTGGTATTTCTGCCTATGCTGGTTGGTGGCGGCCTCGCAGGCTGGGTTTATATGTCGCAATGGAAAAAAGGCAATGACCTGGGTGGTGGTTTCAACAGAGTATCTTTCAAACTTTCCCATATGTTCCATCCGGCGGCTGAACAAAAACTGCCAACCGAACTGCAGGAACACGCAGCAGCAACCGATGACGCAGAACCTCCTTACAAAAGAGTGGGCAAAGTTCCGGAACAACGGCTGAATGAAATTCTTGATAAAATAAATGCCAACGGCATTACATCACTTACTCCTGAAGAAAAGGAAACCCTGGTACGTGCCAGCAATCCTGAAAATTAAGGGTATTTGTATATAGAGATTTGAGTATTTTGTAGTGATTTTGTGCTACAGAATACTCAAATTTTTTTTATCCCAAATACCTGATGAAAACGTTCCTTCGTTTCCTCCTGATCTGTGTCAATATACTTGTACCGCTGGCTTTACTGGCGGCGACCTTCTTCCCTTTTATAGATCCGCATGGCTTCTGGCCCGCCGGATTTGCCGGACTTACCTTCCCGGTATTTTTCTTACTAAATCTTCTCCTGCTCCCCCTCTGGATAATATTAAGAAAAAAATACTGGCTGTTACCGGTACTGGCATTGCTTTTCTCAGCCGATGCAGTGCTTAGAACCTGGGCCATACACCCTTTCAGGGAAAACAAGATGGATAAAACCTATGGTAGCAAGGAGTTTACCGTTATGACCTATAATACCAGCAATATGGGGCTGTTGTATTATAAAGATGTAAAACCGGTGAGAAGCAATGTCTATAATACCGTCGTTTATGCGCAGGCAGATATCCTTTGCCTCCAGGAGTTTTACACCAACGACTGGAAAGAACAGTCCAATAATATCGACAGTATCCGCATGAAGGCGGGCTATGAACATTATTATTTCACGAACGATAAAACCCACTGGGATACTTGGCACTATGGAATTGCCCTGTTTTCCCATCATCCTATTCTGAATGCGACCACTATTCCCTGCGGTTACAGCTCGAATGGCAGTGGCAGCAGCTTTTTACAGGCAGATCTGCTGGTAAACCAGGATACCATCCGGGTAATTACGGTTCAACTGGCATCGTACATGTTTACCAGGGCTGAGTTTAGAGAGATGTACAACTTCAAACAGGGCATGGTAGAGCATAAGGAAGATATTAAGAACCTGGCCAGGAAGATGAAGATGACATTTACCCGAAGGTCGGATCAGGCACGCCAGTTGAGGGCACTGATAACCGCTAGTCCTTACCCGTTGATTGTTTGCGGAGATTTTAACGATACGCCGGTGTCCTATACCTATCAAACGGTGGCAGCACCGCTGCAGGATGCGTTTCTCCGCTGTGGCAGCGGCTGGGGCCGGACGATGTCGTATATGTCGCCCAGCCTGCGGATAGATTACATTCTCCCTTCAAAACAGTTTGAAATTGAGGCCTGTGATGCCATTCGTGTAGCGGACTCAGAGCATTTCCCTGTAATCGCCCGACTGCTATTGAAAAAATAGTAACTTTATACGTTCAACAAAGTACGTAGACAGTGCGATTCTTAAGACTTTTTACAAAAGGATTTTTTGTAATACTGAATATCGCCCTGGTTATATTATTTCTGGCAGCCTGCCTGGCACCCTATATCTCGCCAGCCTGGTTCTGGCCCATCAGTTTTCTGACGCTGGCGTTCCCGTTTTTGCTGGGGTTGCTGGTGGTGTTTATGCTGGCCTGGTTAGTTTTTAATTATCGATATGCGCTACTTTCCGTTATTGCAATATTGTTAGGCTGGAAATCGATTAGTGCATTTGTCGCCTTCAATATGCCGTCAGGAAATAAACCGAAACCTGCCACGGAAAGTATCACGGTAATGAGCTATAATGTAAGCCAGTTCGGCCTTTATAAGGAGCGGGACAGTAAATATAACCGTCAGGCAATGTTTGCGCTTATAAAAAAACAGGAGCCGGATATCGCCTGCTTCCAGGATTTCTATACCGCTGAAAGAAAAAATGATTTCAATAACCGGGAAGATATCTCACATGAGATGAATCTCCCATACAGGTTCTTCTCCAGTGATTTTAACCGTAATGGTAATCAGCACTGGGGTTCTATCATTTATTCCAAATACCCTATCATTGCATCAGATAAGGTAAAGATGAGTGAGGGGCCCCTGAGTGAGAGCCTGATTTACGCAGATATTGTGCGGGATGGTGATACGATCCGGATTGTTAATATGCACCTGGAGTCGTACCGCTTTAATCAAAAGGATTATAAGGCCATCAAAAAAATCAGGAACCAGCAGGACACGGGCCTGGTAGCTACCAAAAGTATTGTGCAAAAGATGCGTGAGGCGTATATTCGTCGCAGTCAGCAAGCCGATATTGTGGGTAATTTTGTCAGACAAAGCCCTTATCCTGTAATTGTTTGTGGAGATTTTAACGATACACCTGCATCTTATACCTACTTTAAGATAAGAGGCAACTTACAGGACGCTTTCCTGCAGAAAGGATTAGGAATAGGCCGCACTTTCAGCGGACTGGCTCCTACCCTTCGCATCGATTATATTTTTGTTAGTCCTTATTTCAAGGTCAACAGTTTCCGGAAAATAAATTCCGATCTTTCTGATCACTACCCGGTGATTTCCAACCTGAGTATCGTTGGCGAAAAACCGGCAGCAGACATGGCTAAATAACAAACGATAAACATTATGAAACATTATTATATTTTTAGTACTGACCGATGTTGTAACGTCTCTTTTTAAACGGGCGACAGAAACAATATTTATCTTTGCAATCCACAATTTTAAACAAGGCATAAGGATTAAATGCCGGTATTACAGCATATGTCAGAACTCAAAATATACAATTCACTACATCGTCAGAAAGAAGTATTTACCCCTATACATCCCGGTCACGTGGGCATGTATGTGTGCGGCCCTACTGTTTCGGGTGAGTCCCATCTCGGACATGCGCGTCCATATATCACCTTTGATGTAGTATTACGTTACCTGCAATTCCTCGGATATAAAGTTCGTTACGTACGTAATATCACTGATGCCGGCCACTTCGAAGAAGAAGGCCGTGAAGCAGAGGATAAAGTCTCTAAAAAAGCATTACTGGAGAAACTGGAGCCTATGGAGCTGGTACAGAAATATACCAATCTCTATCATTGGGCCATGCTTCAGTTCAACAATATTGAACCAAGCATCGAACCTACTGCCACCGGTCATATCATCGAACAGATTGAAATGATCAAAACCATCATGGAAAAGGGTTATGCCTATGAAGTGAATGGCAGCGTGTATTTCGATGTAAAAAAATATGCCGCTTCCCATGATTATGGTATCCTGAGTGGCCGTGTATTGGAAGATATGCTCGAAACCACCCGGGAGCTGGAAGGACAGGATGAAAAACGCAATAAAGTAGATTTCGCCCTGTGGAAAAAAGCACCACCAGAGCATATCATGCGTTGGGCAAGTCCATGGGGCGAAGGGTTCCCAGGATGGCATATTGAGTGCTCTGCAATGAGTGCCAAATACTTAGGTGATCAGTTTGATATTCATGGCGGTGGTATGGACCTTCAGTTCCCTCACCACGAGTGCGAAATTGCCCAGAGCGAGATTGCACATGGTGAAATGATGGCCCGTTACTGGATGCACAACAACATGATTACCATCAATGGCCGTAAAATGGGTAAATCTTATGGAAATACCCTGACGCTCACAGAAATGTTCTCCGGTAACAACCCTCAGCTGGATAAGGCTTATGGCCCGATGGTCATCCGTTTCTTCATCCTCCAGACGCATTACCGCAGTACGCTGGACTTCTCCAACGAGGCGTTACAGGCTGCCGAGAAAGGCTTAAATCGTCTCTGGGCTGCATATGAACTGTCGCAGAAGCTCACCTGGAGCAGCGATGGACAAGCCATCAACGAAGAACTGGACAAACAGGTACGCAGGCTTTGCGAAGAATGCCCTGAGTTCATGAACGATGACTTCAGCACCGCCAAAGTACTCGCCAATCTGTTTGAACTGGTACCTATTGTGAATTCACTGAAAGGCGGCCAGATAAAAATGCATGAACTGAGCGAGGATACTTTCCGTTTATTACAGGAAACCTGGAAACTCTACCTGGTAGAAATTCTGGGTATTAAAATGGAAGTACTGGGTAATGATGAAGATCTGCTCGATGGCGTATTGCAAATGTTGATCAACATGCGCAAAGAAGCCAAAGCCCGTAAGGACTATGCTACTTCTGACAAAATCAGAAATGAGCTGCTGTCTGTAGGTGTTCAGCTGAAGGATGAAAAAGACGGCAGTGTATCTTACAGTATTCAAAAAGACTAATTATATAAAAGATAATGCGCAAAGCTCTTATCGCTTTAATGGCGCTGGCTATGACAGCCGGCGCCTGTCAGCAAAACGGCAAATCATCTGAGGACAACAATTCCGATAGCACAGGAGCAAGTAAAGTAGCCAAAATAGAAGCACCTGTACCTGCTTTCTCTGCTGATTCGGCCTACGCTTTCACCGACAAACAGGTTAGCTTCGGGCCAAGAATCCCGAATACCCCTGCACAGGAAAAATGTGCGGACTGGATTATCGGCAAGCTGAAACAATGGGCAGACACCGTGTATATTCAACGTACCACCGTTATCGGTCCGAAAGGCGAAAAACTCCCTTGTATCAATATCGTGGGCAGTTTCAATCCGGCCAACAAACAACGCGTATTGTTGCTGACGCACTGGGATACCCGTCCCTACGCCGATGAAGACGCTTTCGATAAGAAGAAAAAGCTGGATGGCGCCGACGATGGCGCGAGTGGCGTAGGTGTATTACTGGAAACTGCCCGTCAGTTCCATGCACAGAAGCCGGAAGCCGGTGTTGATCTGCTCTTTGTTGATGTGGAAGATTATGGTATTCCTTCAGATGAGAACTCTTTCTGTCTGGGTACCCAATACTGGGCTAAAAACCCGCATGTTCCGGGATATAAAGCCAATTATGGCATTTTGCTGGACATGGTTGGTGGCCGTAATTCAACATTCTACATGGAAGGTTCTTCCAAGCAATATGCAATGGGCCCGATGAAACTGTTCTGGGATGCAGCCAACAAGATTGGTTATTCCGACTTTTTCAGGTACGAAGATTATGGTTCTTATATTACAGATGACCATATTCCCGTAAATACAATAGCGAAGATCCCTACATTCGATATTATCGCCTGGCAGCAGACAGGGCAGTTTCCTGCACACTGGCATACTACCAACGACAATATGAGTGTGATCGACAAGCGTACGTTACAGGCAGTAGGTCAGACCATACTGCAGGTAATCTATACGCAGCCTTTCAGCTACTAAATTGCTTTTTGCAGGAATTGCATTTATACGCCGGTACAATGCGTAGTAGTGTCTTAACTTAGTGCTATGAGCCTGCAGGGAAGTTTATTTGAAGCCGAAAACACCGGTAAGGAAATCATCCTGATAGCGGATGAGCTGATTTACTATCCGCAATTTTTTTCAATTGCAGATAGCAATCGCTACTGGCAGATATTGCTTGATACCATTAACTGGAAACAGGCGTCCATGATGATGTATGGCCGCGAGGTTTTGTTTCCCAGGTTAATGGCCTGGTACGGAGATGCCGCCACCTCTTATGGTTTCTCCGGAAATACATTTACACCGAATCCCTGGACGGATACGCTGCTCGAGATAAAGGAGCGTATCCGGCAGGTATCGGAATCTCCCTTCAACAGCGTTCTGCTGAATTATTACCGTAACGGAAACGACTCTATGGGCTGGCATGCAGATGACGAGCCGGAGTTAGGTCAAAACCCCGTAATTGCCTCCATAAACTTTGGCGCCACACGCCGCTTCCTGCTCCGACAAACAAAGAACCATTCTGTAAAACATGAAATTGCGATGCAACATGGTTCTCTCCTGCTCATGAAAGGAACCTTGCAACATCATTGGGAACACCAGGTCCCCAAAACGGCCAAACCTGTTGAAGGCCGTATCAACCTGACGTTCCGTTACATATATACTTAAAACCGTTACACCTTATGAACGATCTGGTATTACTGGTAGGAAATGATATTAATAACATTTCCGCCGGGCAAAGCTGGAAAGACCTGCTGCAGGATATCATCGCCTATTGTCATACTACCGATTGTATTAAGGTAGATGACCGGAAACCTTTTTCCCTGCTGTACGAAGAAATCTTCCTCACAGGCATTAAAAAACAGCGCATCAACGAAAAGGACCTCAAGGCCTTCATTGCAGCCAAAACTGCTGAAATACGCCCTAATGAGGTGCATACAGCCATCAGGGAATTGCGTCCTGCACATATCCTTACCACCAATTATGAATTCACCCTGGAGGGAAGAACGCCGGAGCACAGTAATAGTCTTATTAAAGAGCGTTTTTACAGCATTTTCAGGAAGTATACCCTTGATGGTATTCATTACTGGCATATCCATGGCGACTGCCTGAACCCGATGAGCATCAATCTGGGATTTGAGCACTATGGCGGACAGCTGCAATTAATGCGGAATTATGTAGTCAGCGGTACGGTTTACGCCAATAATGAAGTGCCTAAAGCCTCTCTGATAAGGCGTATTCATAACGGGGAAGTTTATTTCCATTCCTGGATCGACCTGTTTTTCACCAAAGACATACATATCCTGGGGCTTTCGCTGGATTTCACGGAAACAGACCTCTGGTGGCTGCTCACCTACAGGGCACGCCAGCAGTTTAACTATCGTAACATCAGTGTTCCTAACAATATCTACTATTATATCCCCGATGAATATACGTTGAGCTCCCAACTAAAGATAGACCTCCTGAAAGCCAATGGCGTGACGGTTATCAGCTTCCCAGGCAAAGATAAAACCGCGTACTACCAGCAAATCATCGCCCAGATAGGCCAATTAGGATACCGGAACAATCTTTGTATAAAGCAGACTCAGATGTAACAAAACAGAGAACCTGAACGCTCTCTTTATTGTTAATAATTAAAATCTTAGTTTATGTTATTGAAATTAGCAGTGGCACTGAGCACATTATTTGTGTCGGCCCAGCAGCAGCCGATTACCCCCAAAACAGAGGTGATGTATGTGAAAGAGAGCAAGGTCCCATGCACGGGAGTGGCTCCCATGGAGTGTTTGCAGGTAAAAACAGCGAACGAATCCGATTGGTCTAACCTATATCAGAATATACAGGGATTCAACTATACACCGGGATATCAGTATAAATTGCTGGTAATGGTATCTCCTGTAAAAAATCCTCCGGCAGACGGATCTTCTATAAAATATACCCTGAAAAAAATATTGGAGAAAAAGAAAGTGACTATTAATACTGGCGCCTCTCCTTTTGTTGCCGGCAAACGCTGGACACTGGAGCAGATGAACGGCGTAACGCTTGATGGTGATAAAATCTGGCTGGAATTTGAGGCCGGAAAAAACCGTTATCATGGTAATGGTGGCTGTAATGG
This window of the Chitinophaga sp. Cy-1792 genome carries:
- a CDS encoding porin family protein translates to MKCFTIVVVTTCLSMSYARGQVSVGVRGSYVNSNLSIERPSVPALSPGAKALSNWNVGLVFNIPVATGLYLQPVLSYEQKGGALSYPDKSPANAYTIAATKLRLNYLTLPANLVYKIPVGKTKLAIGAGPYVGYCASARYDLSVYNEGREVQTTHQSVDFNSGGLPNTNIQLSRWDFGANAIVSLELNNYTTFSVNYSYGLSDIDKSHELKINNRSFGISFGFILNREDW
- a CDS encoding porin family protein, which produces MKKLVLTVAALFVAIVSFGQVQWGIIAGPNFSAFKYRDFIDGNSKRNSSILTTFRGGVTVDIPLTDECGIGTGLLYEGKGGKFKDTDTKALLSYLQLPVTFQFSPEVGNGRIVLGVGPYFALGVGGNYKNTINGNVGAFDNAAGVYQLKRFDFGGTLNIGYQLPMGLYFGLNGDVSFLNSAKYTDNDRKFNNGTFGVSVGYKFHSR
- a CDS encoding TlpA family protein disulfide reductase, with the protein product MRRLLLLMIATLLVHGQMMAQGYQLTVKLKNYKDGKLFLGHYMGKSTFLADSADISPAGVAVLKGKTPLNAGIYLLVMPDKQRYIETLIDKHQVFEVGIDTSDFVNKTTYKNSADNDFFLAYNKFLAAQDADGKEIQAKLKAARTADDTAKVQPLQTALMTKIQDYRLKFIKEHPDNILSTIFNAMREPEVPTKPANEDSLFAYRYFKTHYWDNVDLTSDRLVRTPVLEAKLQKYFTQLVIGMPDSINVEADVMIDRTRKNKEVFKFVLWWLTYNYESSPYMGMDAVFVHLVEKYYVGGEAYWLNDEQKNKIINRAYALAPNLIGQQAAQLELKDTASQAISLYKTQAKYTILVFWDPTCGHCKIEVPRLDSAYNAKWKAQGVKMIGIKTEGSREEWISFIKDHHLKGWIHASDPQSTSNYRRLYDVYSTPVVYLLDEKKKIVAKRLGVEQLDQVLSRREDKGDKATASK
- the rlmD gene encoding 23S rRNA (uracil(1939)-C(5))-methyltransferase RlmD codes for the protein MRKKNVVLENVPVTAYAAEGKALARLDGKVIFIEGGVVPGDVVDVRLGKNKKDWAEGKVVHFHSYSDKRVTPFCAHFGTCGGCKWQMMPYSLQLEYKQQQVADHLQRIGKLELPEMSPILGSANTEHYRNKLEFTFSNKAYLTDAEIKANNGEIERKPALGFHVPKLFDKVLDINTCYLMQEPVNLIRNTIREYAIANDLTFFDIRQQEGWLRNLVVRLCTTGEIMVNLVIHYEDKANRIALLDHLLKTVPAITTVLYTVNPKKNDSIFDLEPKTYFGKGYAEEKLEDFTFKIGPKSFFQTNTYQGEVLYKVTRDFAGLTGTETVYDLYCGTGSIGIFVSRQAKKVVGIELIKEAIDDARENAAMNNVTNAEFYAGDVVDICDDAFFAHHGQPDVIITDPPRAGMHEKLVNKLLEIAAPKIVYVSCNPATQARDLALLDELYTVEKVQPVDMFPHTHHIENVVLLKKRANR
- a CDS encoding rhomboid family intramembrane serine protease, which gives rise to MNNAFRPRGFHIPTVIKNLLIINGLVWLIQVTLIYRFNYNLSDLFALHYWKSDLFRPWQFVTHLFMHDTTGVGHIGMNMLTLWFFGSTLEDYWGSKRFLLFYLICGMGAAFCYMGWLTYDNIKLTHEAEAFLNNPTLNNFVILDNRYDLGLLLQNYYNMSGMREAIGNHDPAAISIAKDLVYNLVAAYRDMPMVGASGAIYGILFAFGYMFPNDYIYLFFPVKVKYVVGIMIAMELVHQLQSTSGDNVAHVAHLGGALFAFLLLRNWNRKLL
- a CDS encoding rhomboid family intramembrane serine protease, with protein sequence MHTLEKTKMSGLSLGAGKNMVTQLLVINLTVFIFLLFTKVIYQMENVGVPQFYTDIMSYLRVPSDPGLALRRPWTVLSAIFTHIEVLPVFTNMVWLWCFGSMLQHLAGYLRILPLYIFGGVVGNIFYVLGMQFIPGFQAIAGGAGAMGAAGSVMAIAIGATIIAPKYRIFPLLAGGGIPLWIITAIYLVLNIGSHFTSTGGVVFLPMLVGGGLAGWVYMSQWKKGNDLGGGFNRVSFKLSHMFHPAAEQKLPTELQEHAAATDDAEPPYKRVGKVPEQRLNEILDKINANGITSLTPEEKETLVRASNPEN